A genomic window from Litoreibacter janthinus includes:
- a CDS encoding adenosine kinase yields MSKKFQVVGIGNAMVDVLSSTSDAFLADNGIEKGIMQLTDRARGVELYGLIGPAKEISGGSAANTIAGIAHLGGDTAYVGKVKDDQLGAIFAHDLRAQGAVYETPLAPASHEAETGRCIVLVTPDGERSMNTYLGVTEFLGPEDIDDAQMAQAEWIYLEGYRFDGPQSVAAFDKAIAACTGAGGRVSLTLSDPFCVGRHREAFRALIQNHIDLLFCNRAEMLSMYETDDFDVALARAASEVEIVACTDGEDGAHVLSHGQRWHAPAMPVQIVDATGAGDLFAGAFLWALTNGHDLATCGRMGCVAASEVISHIGARPEADLKALFKQQGLL; encoded by the coding sequence ATGAGTAAGAAATTCCAAGTCGTCGGCATCGGCAACGCTATGGTCGACGTGCTGTCCTCCACCTCTGACGCCTTTCTGGCCGATAATGGCATCGAAAAAGGCATTATGCAGCTCACCGATCGTGCGCGCGGCGTGGAGCTGTATGGCCTCATCGGGCCAGCCAAGGAAATCTCCGGCGGATCGGCTGCCAACACCATTGCGGGCATCGCCCATCTGGGCGGAGACACGGCCTATGTTGGCAAGGTTAAGGACGACCAGCTTGGCGCTATCTTTGCTCACGACTTGCGGGCGCAAGGTGCGGTCTACGAGACTCCGCTCGCACCTGCGTCGCACGAGGCCGAAACTGGCCGCTGCATCGTTCTGGTGACCCCGGATGGGGAGCGGTCGATGAACACCTACCTCGGTGTGACCGAGTTCCTTGGACCCGAGGATATCGACGACGCGCAGATGGCGCAGGCTGAATGGATTTATCTTGAAGGCTATCGCTTCGATGGCCCGCAATCTGTCGCCGCGTTTGATAAGGCGATTGCCGCCTGTACAGGGGCCGGTGGCCGTGTATCGCTGACCTTGTCTGACCCGTTTTGCGTGGGCCGTCACCGCGAAGCGTTCCGTGCACTGATCCAAAACCACATAGATCTTTTGTTCTGCAACCGCGCGGAAATGCTGTCGATGTATGAGACGGATGACTTCGACGTCGCCTTGGCCAGAGCCGCCTCCGAGGTCGAAATCGTCGCCTGCACAGATGGTGAGGACGGCGCGCATGTGCTGTCGCACGGCCAGCGCTGGCACGCGCCGGCCATGCCGGTGCAGATCGTTGATGCAACGGGCGCGGGTGATTTGTTCGCTGGTGCGTTTCTTTGGGCGCTTACCAACGGGCACGACTTGGCGACCTGCGGGCGCATGGGATGCGTCGCGGCGTCCGAGGTTATATCGCACATAGGAGCGCGGCCCGAGGCCGATCTGAAGGCCTTGTTCAAGCAGCAAGGTTTGCTCTGA
- a CDS encoding mandelate racemase/muconate lactonizing enzyme family protein, translating to MKLQNLQIIVTSPPAPGWGGQYWIFVKLTTACGIEGIGEVYASAVGPDAMRAVIEDVFGRHMEGENPENVELMFRRVYSSGFTQRPDPTVMGAFSGLEMACWDILGKARDRPVWALLGGKMNPKIRAYTYLYPLPHHDLTEFWTSPEMAAEAAVDAVNRGYTAVKFDPAGPYTIHSGHQPAMFDISLSVAFCKAIREAVGDRADLLFGTHGQFNTSGAIRLGQAIEPYSPLWFEEPLPPDNPLEFAEVAKAVRIPIAAGERLTTKAEFATLLRTGGVKILQPALGRAGGIWEMKKLAGLAEVFNAEMAPHLYAGPVEWAANIHLATSIPNLLMCETIETQFHADLIGSALKVENGYITPPEAPGLGVVLNEELALQNPFTGTGLHLQMQEEPCDYQNGNAFAGGAPLKA from the coding sequence ATGAAACTCCAGAACCTTCAGATCATCGTAACATCCCCTCCGGCGCCGGGCTGGGGCGGGCAATATTGGATTTTCGTCAAGCTGACGACAGCCTGCGGCATTGAAGGCATTGGAGAGGTTTACGCCTCCGCTGTTGGACCTGACGCAATGCGCGCGGTGATCGAGGATGTCTTCGGGCGGCACATGGAGGGGGAAAACCCCGAGAACGTCGAGTTGATGTTCCGCCGCGTGTATTCTTCCGGCTTCACTCAAAGGCCGGACCCGACTGTGATGGGCGCGTTTTCCGGTTTGGAAATGGCATGCTGGGATATCCTTGGCAAAGCGCGTGACCGGCCGGTATGGGCCTTGCTTGGCGGCAAGATGAACCCGAAAATCCGCGCTTATACCTATCTTTACCCGCTGCCCCATCATGATTTGACCGAGTTCTGGACCTCGCCCGAAATGGCGGCAGAGGCAGCCGTGGACGCGGTCAATCGCGGCTATACTGCGGTGAAATTCGATCCTGCCGGTCCCTATACGATCCACTCCGGCCATCAGCCCGCGATGTTCGACATCTCGCTCTCTGTGGCATTTTGCAAAGCCATTCGCGAGGCCGTCGGCGACCGCGCGGATTTGCTGTTCGGCACGCATGGGCAGTTCAACACATCGGGTGCGATCCGTCTGGGGCAAGCGATAGAACCCTATTCACCCCTATGGTTCGAAGAGCCGTTGCCACCGGACAACCCACTGGAATTCGCTGAGGTCGCAAAGGCCGTGCGCATCCCAATTGCGGCGGGCGAACGCCTCACGACAAAGGCAGAGTTCGCAACCTTGCTGCGCACCGGCGGGGTAAAAATCCTTCAACCTGCTTTGGGTCGGGCAGGTGGCATTTGGGAGATGAAGAAGCTCGCCGGATTGGCCGAAGTCTTCAACGCTGAAATGGCCCCGCACCTCTACGCGGGGCCCGTCGAGTGGGCAGCGAATATCCATCTGGCGACGTCGATCCCCAACTTGCTGATGTGCGAGACCATTGAGACGCAGTTCCATGCGGATCTGATCGGCAGCGCATTGAAGGTCGAGAACGGCTACATCACGCCGCCGGAAGCGCCCGGTTTAGGTGTCGTGTTGAACGAGGAACTGGCGTTGCAAAATCCGTTCACCGGCACGGGGCTGCATTTGCAGATGCAGGAAGAGCCCTGCGACTACCAAAATGGTAATGCATTCGCCGGTGGGGCACCGCTCAAGGCTTAG
- a CDS encoding Hint domain-containing protein produces the protein MAELRKPDAMEPEGLFRPSAAARLPISGFGAGTLITCDEGDIPVEWLRAGDRVLTYQGDFQPVRWIGRDCLRHAPEDVAAVRLAPRPIADRRKQPVTVLAARHRVLLCGWQIQLNFGLDTVLAEACDLEAATGHFAPLAPGATSCSLLVLNSPQVIRANGFWVESFQMTPEATDCLDDEAADELGKLAIDRTVHTRPATGCLQPWEAQGLGLDLASMIVTEPGNRRR, from the coding sequence ATGGCAGAACTACGTAAACCCGACGCGATGGAGCCTGAAGGTCTTTTCCGGCCCTCGGCGGCTGCGCGTTTGCCAATATCGGGTTTCGGCGCAGGCACCCTGATTACATGTGATGAGGGCGACATTCCCGTGGAATGGCTTCGTGCGGGCGATCGGGTTCTAACCTATCAGGGCGACTTCCAACCTGTGCGCTGGATCGGGCGCGACTGCCTGCGTCATGCGCCTGAAGACGTCGCCGCAGTCAGGCTGGCGCCACGCCCTATCGCAGACCGCCGCAAACAGCCCGTCACCGTTTTGGCTGCCCGCCATCGTGTCCTGCTGTGCGGCTGGCAAATACAGTTGAACTTTGGGTTGGACACAGTCCTTGCGGAGGCTTGCGATCTAGAGGCTGCGACCGGTCACTTCGCGCCTCTCGCGCCCGGTGCCACGTCCTGTTCTCTGCTGGTGTTGAACAGCCCGCAGGTTATCCGTGCAAACGGCTTTTGGGTGGAGAGCTTTCAAATGACCCCGGAAGCGACGGATTGCCTTGATGACGAGGCCGCCGACGAGCTTGGAAAGCTGGCCATTGACCGCACGGTACATACCCGGCCTGCAACAGGCTGTCTCCAACCGTGGGAGGCGCAGGGACTTGGGCTGGATTTGGCCAGCATGATCGTCACCGAACCGGGCAATCGGCGACGATAA
- a CDS encoding sulfite exporter TauE/SafE family protein, which produces MEIYLPIAEVSVNGPLLLSIGLIVGLLSGMFGVGGGFLITPLLFFIGIPPAVAVATSANQIVASSFSAILTHIRRRTVDFPMGTALMIGGLAGSTVGVYIFSMLLELGQVDLLVNLFYVVFLWLIGALMFIESLNAIRKSKAQGPRPKRKRAGGGWVHAMPLRMRFRSSGLYISIFPPLLVGFFVGVLSAIMGVGGGFVVVPAMIYILGMPTKVVVGTSLFQILFVSAYTTMMHAYNSHTVDTMLAVLLLVGGVVGAQIGARIGLRLKAEQLRILLALLVLGVCLKLGLDLVLHPSELFSVSTLKRA; this is translated from the coding sequence ATGGAAATATATCTGCCCATAGCCGAAGTTTCGGTGAACGGTCCGCTTCTTTTGTCTATCGGACTGATTGTCGGTCTGCTCTCGGGCATGTTCGGGGTGGGCGGCGGTTTCCTGATTACGCCGCTCCTGTTCTTCATTGGAATACCACCCGCTGTCGCCGTCGCCACATCGGCCAACCAAATCGTCGCATCGTCGTTCTCAGCGATCCTGACGCATATCCGCCGCCGAACGGTCGATTTTCCGATGGGCACGGCGTTAATGATCGGCGGCCTCGCAGGCTCAACGGTTGGCGTCTACATATTCAGTATGTTGCTTGAGCTTGGGCAGGTCGACCTTCTGGTCAATCTCTTTTACGTCGTGTTCCTATGGTTGATCGGCGCGTTGATGTTCATCGAAAGCCTGAACGCCATACGCAAATCAAAGGCGCAAGGCCCCAGGCCAAAACGCAAGCGCGCCGGCGGCGGTTGGGTTCATGCCATGCCGTTGCGAATGCGCTTTCGCTCGTCAGGCCTCTATATTTCGATTTTCCCACCCTTACTTGTCGGCTTCTTTGTGGGTGTGCTTTCAGCAATTATGGGCGTCGGTGGCGGTTTCGTTGTCGTACCTGCGATGATCTATATCCTGGGAATGCCCACCAAAGTCGTGGTCGGCACCTCGCTCTTCCAAATCCTCTTCGTATCGGCCTACACCACGATGATGCACGCCTATAACAGCCACACGGTCGATACTATGCTGGCTGTTTTGCTGCTCGTAGGCGGCGTGGTCGGCGCACAGATCGGTGCTCGTATCGGCCTGCGGCTGAAAGCTGAACAGCTCCGCATTCTGTTGGCGTTGCTCGTTCTCGGGGTCTGCCTGAAGCTGGGGCTGGATTTGGTGCTCCACCCCTCCGAGTTGTTCTCTGTCTCGACACTAAAGCGCGCCTGA
- the nth gene encoding endonuclease III, with amino-acid sequence MTTPAKQLDYHTIHEIFSRFAASDPEPKGELNHVNAYTLVVAVALSAQATDIGVNKATEKLFQIADTPQKMLDLGEDGLIEHIKTIGLFRNKAKNVMKLSRILVDEYDGVVPSSRAALVSLPGVGRKTANVVLNMWWHYPSQAVDTHIFRVGNRTGICPGKNVDVVERAIEDNIPVEFQQHAHHWLILHGRYVCKARKPVCNNCIIRDLCTSEDKNYE; translated from the coding sequence ATGACCACGCCCGCCAAACAGCTCGATTACCACACGATCCACGAGATTTTCTCGCGCTTCGCTGCGTCTGACCCCGAGCCCAAGGGCGAGTTGAACCACGTCAATGCCTACACCTTGGTTGTCGCTGTGGCACTTTCCGCGCAAGCGACCGATATCGGAGTGAACAAGGCGACCGAAAAGCTGTTCCAGATCGCCGACACCCCCCAGAAGATGCTGGATTTGGGCGAGGACGGGCTGATCGAGCACATCAAGACCATCGGCCTGTTCCGCAACAAGGCCAAAAACGTCATGAAGCTGAGCCGGATACTGGTGGACGAATATGACGGCGTGGTGCCGTCATCGCGCGCGGCACTCGTGTCGCTTCCCGGCGTTGGTCGCAAAACCGCCAATGTGGTGTTGAATATGTGGTGGCACTACCCGTCGCAGGCCGTGGACACTCATATCTTTCGCGTCGGCAACCGCACCGGCATCTGCCCCGGCAAGAATGTCGATGTCGTCGAACGCGCAATCGAGGACAACATCCCCGTTGAGTTCCAACAACATGCGCACCACTGGCTGATCCTGCACGGGCGCTACGTTTGCAAAGCCCGCAAGCCCGTCTGTAACAACTGCATCATCCGCGATCTCTGCACCTCTGAGGACAAAAACTATGAGTAA
- a CDS encoding OmpA family protein has protein sequence MTIKPIAALAAVSLAVSACTTDSISQANKSQTGAIIGGAVGGLIGASSDDNKLLKGIVGAGIGAAAGGVIGHQLDKQAEDLRRDIPNENIDIVNTGDELRITMPQDLLFAVNSSDLRYDLQADLRALAGNLQDYPDTTVNIVGHTDDTGSDSYNYELSERRAQAVAFTLEDAGVTPSRIRSYGQGETRPVASNVTEEGRAQNRRVDIVIRPNAA, from the coding sequence ATGACGATCAAACCTATCGCAGCCCTTGCGGCTGTTTCGCTTGCTGTCAGCGCATGTACTACAGATAGCATTTCACAAGCCAACAAGTCCCAAACCGGCGCCATCATCGGTGGCGCAGTCGGCGGGCTGATTGGCGCATCCAGTGATGACAACAAGCTGCTTAAGGGCATTGTCGGCGCAGGCATTGGTGCTGCAGCCGGTGGCGTGATTGGACACCAGCTGGACAAGCAGGCCGAAGATTTGCGCCGCGACATCCCGAACGAAAACATCGATATCGTCAACACGGGCGACGAGCTGCGGATCACCATGCCGCAAGACTTGCTGTTTGCCGTGAACAGCTCTGACCTGCGTTATGATCTTCAGGCAGACCTGCGCGCACTCGCTGGTAATTTGCAAGACTACCCCGACACGACGGTCAACATTGTCGGCCACACCGATGACACCGGCTCGGACAGCTACAACTACGAACTGTCGGAACGTCGCGCGCAAGCCGTGGCCTTTACCCTTGAGGATGCGGGCGTCACCCCGTCGCGCATCCGGTCCTACGGGCAAGGCGAAACGCGCCCTGTCGCGTCGAACGTGACCGAGGAAGGTCGCGCCCAAAACCGCCGCGTTGATATCGTGATCCGCCCTAACGCGGCTTAG
- a CDS encoding methylated-DNA--[protein]-cysteine S-methyltransferase yields MEHNPDHITAHDHAARAEASYHYGLVKRAIEAIDQHQDGPLSLDQLAQEMQMSSAHFQRVFSKWAGVSPGRLQQYLRLGHAKSLLEERFTMLETSGAVGLSGSGRLHDLFVKWEAMSPGEFARKGEGLTIFWGWFESPFGPALVMGTDKGICGIAFGAETGEAAAMEDLVGRWPKATYVEDPMMLRPWAMAAFGADAAGAEQPPLYLIGAPFQIKVWEALLAVPTGHVTTYSEIASTVGHKKAVRAVGTAVGRNPISWLIPCHRALRKSGGLGGYHWGLPVKRAMLAYEAAKTDM; encoded by the coding sequence ATGGAACATAACCCAGATCATATCACCGCCCATGACCACGCTGCCCGCGCGGAAGCCAGCTATCACTACGGTCTGGTGAAACGCGCCATCGAAGCGATTGACCAACATCAAGACGGGCCCCTTTCGCTCGACCAGCTGGCGCAAGAGATGCAAATGAGCTCTGCGCATTTTCAAAGGGTTTTTAGTAAATGGGCTGGTGTTTCGCCGGGCCGCCTGCAGCAATATCTGCGCCTCGGACATGCAAAATCGCTGCTTGAGGAACGGTTCACCATGCTGGAAACCTCCGGCGCCGTGGGGCTTTCAGGAAGCGGACGCTTGCATGATTTGTTTGTCAAATGGGAGGCGATGAGCCCCGGCGAATTCGCCCGTAAGGGTGAGGGTCTGACAATTTTCTGGGGGTGGTTCGAAAGCCCCTTTGGACCTGCTTTGGTCATGGGGACCGATAAGGGCATATGCGGCATCGCGTTCGGCGCAGAAACCGGCGAGGCCGCCGCGATGGAGGATCTGGTCGGGCGCTGGCCCAAAGCGACCTATGTCGAGGACCCGATGATGCTACGCCCTTGGGCGATGGCCGCGTTCGGTGCGGATGCGGCCGGTGCAGAGCAACCGCCGCTTTACCTGATCGGCGCGCCCTTTCAGATCAAGGTTTGGGAGGCTTTGCTCGCCGTCCCGACCGGCCATGTCACCACCTATTCGGAGATTGCGAGCACAGTGGGCCACAAGAAGGCTGTGCGTGCGGTCGGCACCGCCGTTGGGCGCAACCCGATCAGCTGGCTTATCCCCTGCCACCGCGCGTTGCGCAAATCAGGCGGCCTTGGGGGCTATCATTGGGGCTTGCCCGTCAAACGTGCCATGCTCGCTTATGAAGCCGCAAAAACGGACATGTAA
- a CDS encoding FadR/GntR family transcriptional regulator: MPFKKIEAEKLSNAVVRQIELLILRGILKPGERLPSERELADKMGVSRPSLREAVANLQERGLLATKAGAGIYVAEVVGAAFSDALVQLFADHEEAVFDYISFRRDLEGLAAARAARLGSDTDLKVVDTIYRKMEVAHAKRNPAEEAQLDAEFHLAIIEASHNVIMLHMMRAMFQMLREGVFYNRQMMFKQRTTRDTLLEQHRAINTALLARDEDGARAAVEAHLNYVEASLSDSLKAEQNETIAKQRLEHENSKP, translated from the coding sequence ATGCCGTTCAAAAAAATCGAAGCTGAAAAACTATCGAACGCCGTTGTGCGCCAGATTGAGCTTCTTATCCTGCGCGGCATTCTCAAACCTGGCGAGCGACTACCGTCAGAACGCGAACTCGCCGACAAGATGGGGGTCTCGCGCCCGTCGCTGCGGGAGGCCGTCGCCAACCTGCAAGAGCGCGGGCTTCTGGCGACAAAAGCAGGTGCTGGAATCTATGTCGCCGAAGTGGTTGGTGCCGCCTTTTCAGACGCTTTGGTACAGTTGTTCGCAGACCATGAGGAAGCCGTCTTTGACTATATATCCTTCCGCCGCGATCTGGAGGGGCTAGCAGCTGCCCGTGCAGCGCGGCTGGGGTCGGATACCGATCTGAAAGTGGTCGACACCATCTACCGCAAGATGGAGGTCGCTCATGCCAAACGGAACCCCGCAGAAGAAGCGCAACTTGACGCCGAATTTCACCTTGCGATTATTGAGGCCAGCCACAACGTCATCATGCTGCACATGATGCGCGCGATGTTCCAGATGCTGCGCGAAGGCGTGTTCTACAACCGCCAGATGATGTTCAAACAACGCACCACCCGCGACACGTTGCTGGAACAGCACCGCGCCATCAACACAGCCCTTCTTGCCCGCGACGAAGACGGCGCCCGTGCCGCTGTGGAGGCGCATCTGAACTATGTCGAAGCAAGCCTGTCGGACAGCCTGAAAGCCGAGCAGAACGAAACCATTGCAAAGCAGCGCTTGGAGCACGAAAACTCTAAGCCTTGA
- a CDS encoding OmpA family protein, whose amino-acid sequence MKPILLALPAAAMILAGCEASTPNQRTKNGALIGAAIGGALGANSTSDNKLERGIIGAAIGGAVGGAIGNELDKQADDLRRDIGNDNVGVVNTGSELRVTLPQDLLFATDSTRLRPDLQADLRAVAGNLNDYPNSDVIIVGHTDSTGDASYNQNLSERRAEAVSFVLRNAGVSGARLRTSGQGESQPIASNDSSAGRAQNRRVEIIIRPYS is encoded by the coding sequence ATGAAACCTATTTTACTTGCTCTGCCTGCCGCCGCGATGATCCTTGCTGGCTGTGAGGCATCAACTCCTAACCAACGCACCAAGAACGGCGCATTGATCGGCGCTGCCATCGGTGGCGCGTTGGGTGCGAACTCCACTTCCGACAACAAGCTGGAGCGCGGCATCATCGGTGCTGCCATCGGCGGCGCTGTGGGTGGTGCCATCGGCAACGAGCTGGACAAACAGGCCGATGATCTGCGCCGCGACATTGGCAACGACAATGTGGGCGTGGTGAATACCGGCTCTGAATTGCGGGTCACGCTGCCCCAGGACTTGCTATTTGCGACGGACAGCACGCGCCTGCGTCCAGACCTTCAGGCCGATCTGCGTGCCGTTGCGGGCAACCTGAATGACTACCCGAACAGCGATGTGATCATTGTTGGCCACACCGACAGCACCGGCGATGCGTCTTACAACCAGAACCTCTCCGAGCGACGCGCCGAAGCCGTATCCTTCGTGCTCCGCAACGCCGGGGTCTCGGGCGCACGCCTGCGCACCAGCGGCCAAGGTGAAAGCCAGCCGATCGCGTCGAACGACAGCAGCGCTGGCCGCGCACAGAACCGTAGGGTCGAAATTATCATTCGCCCCTACTCCTAA